GTCTAGGCAGAAACTGCATATGGAGTCACCAGGCCATGGGTGGTTGTAGTGATAATAAGAATACATacttagccgggcgcagtggctcatgcctgtaatcccagcactttgggaggccgagccgggcagatcacctgaggtcaggcgttccagaccagcctggccaacttgatgaaaccccatctctgctaaaaatacaaaaaaataaaaaataaataaattagcctggcgtggtggcgcatgcctgtagtcccagctactctggaggctgaggcagaagaatcacttaaacccgggaggcagaggttgcagtgagctgagattgcaccacttcactacAGCTTAcacaacagagcaaggctgtgtctcaaaaaaacaaacaacagcaacaacaaaaaaaaaccctcttgaACAGTTCCAGACTGGTGAACACATTGAGATGCTGGGACGGTGGTGCCCcgggagagggcatggaagcacTCACCATCCCCCCGTATCTTGCCCTGTGCCTCTCTTCCCTTTGGCTGTCTCTGAGTTGAATCCTTTATAATAAAGCTGCAATCATAGGTAGAGccattttctgagttctgtgagttgttctaacaaattatcaaacctgaggatGGAGTCATAGAAACCCCCAATTTATAGCCCATTGGTCAGACATACAGGGTAGCCCGGGACTTGCAGCTGACATCTGAAGTCAGGCGGTCTTGCGGGACTGAGCCTTTAAGTTGGAGGATTTGATGCCCACTCCAGGAAGATAATGTCAGATTGGATTGAATTATTGGACATTCAGTTGGCATTGAGAATCGGAGGGTGGCCTTTAACCCCATCAGCCTGGGCAAGCCTGGGGGTAAGGTGAGCACTGAGGAGAGGCACCGGGCCGAGCCTTGCAGGCCTGCAAGAACCAAATAAACTTGGAAGGAGCCACCAGGGAGGGCCCAAGACACCAGAGTGTGGGTCTGGGGGCTAAGAGAGGAGAGTGTGCCTTGGAGTAGGGGTAGTCAGCTGGGTCAGTCATCTTGGAACAGGTAGAGACAGTGGGGATTGAGAAGTGATTGCTGTTTTAGGCAGTGAGAGGGTCACAGTGTCCAGTCCCTGAAGAGCCCGCAACAAATACCAactgctggccgggcatggtggcttacacctgtaatcccaacactttgagagactgaggtgggaggatcactagaccccaggagttcagggccagcctgggtAGCGTAACAAGACCTGATCTCTACTTGGAAAAATCGGGGCCGCACGaggtgtctcatgtctgtaattccagcactttaggaggcccaggtgggcggatcacctgaggtcagaagttcgagacttgcctggccaaaatggggaatcccgtctgtactaaaaatacaaaaattaggcaggtgtggtggtgcgtgcctgtaatcccagctacttgggaggctgaggtaggagaatcgcttgaacccaggaggcagaggttgcagtgagccaagatcacaccattgtactcaacctgggtgacagaacaaaactctgtctcaaaaaaaaaagaaagaaaagaaaaattcaggccgggctcagtggctcacccctgtaatcccagcactttgggaggccgaggcgggcggatcacaaggtcgggagatcgagaccatcccggctaacacggtgaaaccgcatctctactaaaaatacaaaaaattagcgaggcgtggtggcgggcgcctatagtcccagctacccgggaggctgaggcaagagaatggtgtgaacctgggaggtagagcttgctgtgagccgagattgcgccactgcactccagcctgggtggcagagcgagactccatctcaaaacagaaaaaaataaaaattcggccaggcacggtggctcaccactgtcattccatcactttgggaggttgaggtgggcgtacgacttgaggtcaggagttcaagaccagcctggccaacatggtgaaaccccgtctctacaaaaaatacaaaaattagccgggtgtggtggcacacgcctgtagtcccagctacttgggaggctgaggcaggagaatcactggaaccggggtgccaaggttgcagtgagctgagatcgcaccactgcactccagcctgtgtgacagagtaagactgtgtctcaaaaaaaaaaagaaagaaaagagaaaaataaagtaaaaactaaataaacaaataccagTGGCTGCAGCTATCATAACCATTCCCTTTCTTCTGTCCCCACAGTGGGCAATGGGCTGGTGGCCGGCAGCTCTGACTCGTCcagctctggctctggctctgacTCTGAGGAGCCCCCTGAAGGCCAGCCAGTCAAGGCTGCAGCAGCGGCAGCGGCGGTGACACCCACCAGCCCAGTGGGCAGCAGCGGGCTCATCACTCAGGAGGGTGTACACATCCCCTTTGACGTCCACCATGTGGAGAGCCTGGCTGAGCAGGGTACCCCGCTGTGCCCCAACCCGGCAGGCAGTGGGCCCGAAGCCCTGGAGACGGTGGTGTGCGTGCCGGTGCCCGTGCAAGTGGGTGCGGGCCCCGGCGCCCTCTTTGAGAACGTGCCCCAGGAGACCCTGGGTGAGGTGGTGGCCAGCTGCcccatgccaggcatggtgccaggcTCACAGGTGATCATCATCGCGGGCCCTGGCTACGACGCTCTCACGGCCGAGGGCATTCACCTCAACATGGCAGCGGGCAGCGGTGCCCCCGGCGGTGGCCTGGGCGAGGAGGGGCCCTGTGCCATGATGGAGGGTGTGGCGGCCTACACCCAGACAGAGCCCGAGGGTAGCCAGCCTAGCACCACGGACGCCACTGCAGTAGCAGGCATCGAGACCAAGAAAGGTCTGGGGGACTTGCCATGGCCTGTGGCCAGGGGTGGTTGGGCCTGGGAGGGGCCGGGTAAGAAGTGGCCCTCGAAGTGGGCACCTTGGCAGCCTTCGTCCCCTGCGGACACCACCCTGTGTCCACCCCGTAGAGAAGGAGGACCTGTGCTTGCtcaagaaggaggagaaggaggagccaGTAGCCCCGGAACTGGCAACGTCGGTGCCTGAAAGCGCAGAGCCCGAGGCAGAGGCAGACGGGGAGGAGCTGGATGGCAGCGACATGTCAGCCATCATCTATGAAATCCCCAAGGAGCCTGAGAAGTGGGTGCCAGGGTGGGCAAGGGTGAGGGCGAGGGCTAGGAGCGGCCCACAGTCCCCCAGCCTGCTTGGTGTGGGAGCCCTGATTTCATGGCCCCTTCCCCTCCAGGAGGCGGCGGAGCAAGCGGTCGCGGGTGATGGACGCTGACGGCCTGCTCGAGATGTTCCACTGCCCATATGAGGGCTGCAGCCAAGTCTACGTGGCCCTCAGCAGCTTCCAGGTGAGGCCGCCACCCGGAgcagcctgggccaggcccacAAGGCCCAGGCCATGGCACCGCCAGGATGTCCTACCTCTAGTTTGCCCCTTGGAATTTGACGAGGTGCCCCTGAAGGCAAAGACAGGGACTTGTCATACCCCACACCTGGTGTGGGAGGATGCAACAAGAGGCCTTTGAATGTGCCGTGCTATGCTTTGATTGAGCATGTGTTAAGCATCTAGTGCAAGCCAGGCCTGCAAGCTGGAGCCAGGGTTGCTCTAGTATGTTAAACAGGGAAAGAACAAAGGAATGAATCAATTGGGGCTGCCTGTTCCAGGCCCATGGGGGCTGACAGCCCTCAAATCCAATCCCAGTCCTGCCACTGGCCACCTGTAAGACCCTGGCCAAACCACTGAgccttgaacctcagtttccccatcgaTTAATTGGGCTAACAGCTGGGCCCTTCACAGAGTTGACAGATATCCCAGTCCAGAGCCTagcatatagtaggtgttcaataaaactgcccttggccgggcatggtggctcacacctgtaatcccagcactttgggaggctgaggcgggcagatcacgaggtcaggagatcgagtccatcctggctaacacagtgaaaccccatctctactgaaaaatacaaaaaaaaaaaaaaaaaaaaaaaaaaaaacagtgtggtggcaggtgcctgtagtcccagctactcaggaggctgaggcaagagaatggcatgaacctgggaggtagagcttgcagtgcgccgagattgcaccacggcactccagactgggcgacagagcaaggctccttctcaaaaaatagaaaagctgtCTTTTGACCCCAGTTGTGCCCCTGGGAATCTCTGAGCTGGGCAAGGGTacccctcttcccttctcctggGGAGGCCAGCTCCAACCTGCCTTCCAGCTGCCCTCATCTCTCCCCGCCTCCCAGAGCCCCTTCCGTGGGCCTGTGGGACCCACTCCTGCCCGTCTCGTCCCCAGAACCATGTCAATCTTGTGCATCGGAAAGGAAAGACCAAAGTGTGCCCTCATCCTGGCTGTGGCAAGAAGTTCTATTTATCCAACCACCTACGGCGGCACATGATCATCCATTCAGGTCAGGCCCTGGGCCAGCTGGCTGCATGAGCAGGGAACACAGGGACATGGGGCTGGGAGCCTGGGCCAGGGCTGGCGGGTCAAAGCCCAGTGCTGGGTCTCCAGGCACAGGGCTACACCCCAGGAGCTTCCTCCCTGTCCTCAGtaagctgtaactatgtgagCCACAGCGACAGGGACTATTACCAATCAATCACAGGAATTGGGCGGGGCCGGCTTTCTTCCCTCCTATTCCCACGACCCCATGCCCCATGACCCCATGAGCAGGTCTCATGCAAGACTTAAGGAGCAGCTGACACCACCACTGCTCTTCCGGATTGGAACCTATAGTAGCACCTGGGGCCACAGGCCAGACCAGTACCCACCcaagcagcagcaggaaggagagctGGGCAGAGAGGAGCAGCTGGCTTGGGACTGGGCTTCGGTTTCCACTTGTGGCAGAGATGCAGGTCTTTTGCCTGGGCTAGGGACACAGTGGAGAGCCATGGTGCCTATGTCCAGCGATAGGGCATGGTGCTGAGGGCCAGAGCTGCTGATATCACAGGAGATCAGaagtttggttttttgtttttttattttttttttctttgtgtgtgtggttattttttgcaatggagtctcactctgttgcccaggctggagtctgatcggctcactgcagcctgtgtctcccaggttcaagcaattcttctgccccagcctcccaagtatctgggattacaggcgcccaccaccacaccagccaatttttgtatatatttttttagtagagacagggtttcgccatgttagccaggctggtctccaactcctgacctcaggcaatctgccctccttggcctcctaaagtgctgggattataggtgtgagccaccgcgccgggcagaagattttttttttatgcaaAATCACCCAAAGTTCAAATATCGGGGAcaagactgggcacggtggtaatcccagccctttgggggccgaggcaggcagatcacctgaggtcaggaattcgagaccagcctgaccaacgtggagaaaccccgtctctactaaatatgcaaaattagttgggcatggtgggtggcgcatgcctgtaatcccagctactcgggaagctgaggcagaagaattgcttgaacccgggaggcagaggttgccgagattgggccattgcactccagcctgggcaacaagaacgaaactccatcttaaaatacacacacacacacacacacacacacacgcacacacgacAAATTCAAACCCATGTTGGCTTGGCAGTTTGCACCCTATGCCCCTCAGGGACCCAAGTTCGATCTCAGCTCTGCTTGATTGCGTTTCTGGGTAATTGCATGGGAAGGTCGTAGGGTTCGGTCGGCCTGCACCTGCAGTCCTGGGAGATCCAAGGAGACAGCCCGATGCTCCTTCTAGCAGCACAGTCTGCAGCCCTATAGCCCACCATCCTCAGCCTCGGTCCCCACCACCCCCAGGTGTCCGTGAATTCACCTGCGAGACCTGCGGCAAGTCCTTCAAGAGGAAGAACCACCTGGAGGTACATCGGCGCACGCACACCGGCGAGACCCCCCTGCAGTGAGTGACAGGCCGCCCCATGCCGCTAGAGGATTGGGTGGGGAGGGGATCCCAGCAGGTCCCAGGGGCGGCTTCGCCCCCACGCAGTGCCTGGGCCCAGTTCCACCTGCGCTCGGCCTTGTGTCGGCCTTGTAGGGCCCCGCTCCGCCCACTCTGATCCCGCCCCGTGCCGCCACGGGCTCCTGGCAGGTGCGAGATCTGTGGCTACCAGTGCCGGCAGCGGGCGTCCCTCAACTGGCACATGAAGAAGCACACTGCGGAGGTGCAGTATAACTTCACGTGTGATCGCTGCGGGAAGCGCTTCGAGAAGCTGGACAGCGTGAAGTTCCACGCGCTCAAAAGCCACCCGGATCACAAGCCCACCTGACCCCACCTGACGACTGACCACCCCTATTTATTCGTCCGCTCAGACACCACTCCCGGGCTTGCTGTGGCCTGGACAGCTGCGAGGGGCGCCCGGACCGCGGGCCGGAAGGAGGCGCCCCCGCCCCGTCCCAGGGCTGGGCCCCCTGGGCAGgttccccaccccgccccactgCATCCTTCTCGGAGCTGGTACCTGGGGCTGCATTGCTGGAACTGTGTCAAGAGAGCAGAGTGAGATTAAAGAGCGAGAAAGGAGATGCCCTTCCCCTAGGCCTGAATGATTTGGGATGCCAGGTCCCTCTCTGTCTCCAGCCTGCTTGATCCCTTCCTGAGCGAGGCCGGGAACGAGGGATGTCCCTGGGCCCGGCAGCCCCGCACAGCCCCTGCTCCCACAGGATGGGGTGGGACTTGGGGGTCTGGGGTCTCTGGGCATCTCCCAGAACTCAGGACCCTAATGCCCACTCCTCCTGTTTTATGGAGCACCCATGTCCCACCCTCAGTGAGCTTCCGGGATGAGATGGGGAGGTGTTCAGGAAACCCCTAAAATGAGAAACATCTGCAGTTAGCGACAAGCGCCATGCAAAAGAGAGAGTGATGCGTTGTTTTCTGGGGATGCTGTTTAGGTCGGTGGTCAGGGAGGGCCtttgaggaggtggcatttgcGCATAGGCCAGAATGACAAAGATCTATCCTTGAAGAAAGCTGGGGGAGGAAATTCTCAGGCCAGAGGAACAGCCAGTGCCAAAGCCCCGGTAGAACCAGCTCGGCGTGTTCCTAAAACAGGAAGCCGCGGGGGGAAGGGGAGTTGGCGGCGGCTGCCCTGGCCCCATTTCCCGGAGGAGGATGCTGAGGCCGCCGCCTCCTGCAGGCAGCTAGAGAGAGGGGCGGGGTTCGAGGCGTGGCCGCTAGGTGGCGTGCGAGGCGCGTAGGCGCCGGTGGCCGCAGCCACGTGACCCTGGGGACCGCAGCCGCGAGCTCAGGCACGTGCCCGGGGGAGCCCTGTGGCGCCACGCGCAGATTGGCCCCGCCGGCTCCTCACCAGCTCGGGATGGGGCGGGGCCCCAGCTACGCCTCAGTTTCTGCTGCGGACCGGGGGGCTACCCCAGCCGGGGACAGAAGAATCGGCGAGGATGAGCGAGTCCGGCTGCTGAGGCCGCCCCCGCGAGCTCCCTCCCAGCTGAGGCAGGTCCCCTCCACTCTCCCCGCACAGCCGGAGCCGGCAGGTTTCCATGGGAACTGCAGTTGGGTCCGCGCGCCCAGGAGCAGCCTCCCTTCCAGCACAGCTTCCGATGACAGAAACCGGGAGGAACATGGGGTGGAGAACAGACCATCGCTTGGGGCCCCTAGTGTCCGCAGTCAGGTCGCCCCGGCGAGCCCATGAGGGGCCACCCGGGGACCCGCACCGCCACCGCCCCTATTGCGCGGGTCACAGTGATTGGCCTGCCCTCCCCAGGCGTGGCAGCATCCTCTGGTGCGCGCGCTCCCATTGGCTTAATCTCTAGGGCATCTTCCAGTAATTGGTTATCTCAGGGGCCGCCCCTGATTGGGCAAATTAGGCTCTCCTCGCTGGTGGCGCTCTCTGACAGTCTGGAGCCTAAAGGGCGTGCAGGAACGACGATAGGGTGGGGACTGCCGCTCTTCAGTTAGGGGGTCCGGGCTATCTTGCTGGCAGCGCCCTCGACCGAACTGTCGGATTGCTGTCTGTGGTGCTGAAGCCTCACGCCCCGGCGACCCCGCCCCAGTGTGTGCTAGTTCCCGTGCCCCGACGTAAACATGCACCTGCACCCGCGCACCAAAGGAGGTTGCGCCAGCCCCAACGCCTTAGAGAGAGGCCAGGTTCCCCCTAGCTGAGAGCGAGCATGACTCCACTGTCAGGAGGACCAATCAGGAGCCCAGAAAGCCAGGACATTTATGTGGCAGATCCACTCACCCCAGTTTTGTGGGGTCCGAGAAGGATCCGTGGTTTCCCGGAGCTGCATGGCTCCAGCGATGATTGTCCAGAACACTGAGCCCCAAACCTTTTCACCCCCTTCGGAGCAGTGCGGAGTTCCCTTGCACTGGGGAGTGCTAGTTCTTACCTTTTGAACCCTAGAAGGACCCAGATCACTAAAATCAACAGCGTCCCAGTCTCCTTCTGCAGAAGACTAGGGCCACAGTAGCCACCTTCCCCCGTGGTCTTGAGGTGGTCTACACCTCGTGCCTCCAAATCTGGGGACCCAGACCTCTGCCTACTAAAATATTGGTTCCTGGTCCCTTTCCAGTCCCCCCGGTTGACAGCACCTCTGGAAGGTCGCATATTCGGGCCACTAATACCTCTTTGCTGTCTTGGCTCCTCCAGCTCTAGGAGCTGGACGAAGGAAGGGAGCCCGTCTCCTGGCCCGAAAGCCAGCCCAAGAAGGGGTGCCAAGGTAGGAAACAAGGGCTTCGAGGGAAGGAGGGCCCGAATCTGGCAACCCAATCACCTAGGATGCGCTTTTTGGGGGATTCAGAGTCCCTACCAGCGCGCGCTCACTTCCACCTGCCGCGCCGTCGGGAGCCGCGAGGAGGCGGAGCTCGGTCGCCGCGGCCAATGAGCGACGCCGGCGCTGGCAGCTGCTGCTATAAAGGGctgggggcggcggcggcgcggtCCAGAGCGCGGAGCGCGCA
This Rhinopithecus roxellana isolate Shanxi Qingling chromosome 8, ASM756505v1, whole genome shotgun sequence DNA region includes the following protein-coding sequences:
- the ZNF653 gene encoding zinc finger protein 653 isoform X1, translating into MAERAPEPEAEAEAEAGAGGEAAADEGAAGRKARGRPRLTESDRARRRLESRKKYDVRRVYLGEAHGPWVDLRRRSGWSDAKLAAYLISLERGQRSGRHGKPWEQVPKKPKRKKRRRRNVNCLKNVVIWYEDHKHRCPYEPHLVELDPTFGLYTTAVWQCEAGHRYFQDLHSPLKPLSDSDPDSDKVGNGLVAGSSDSSSSGSGSDSEEPPEGQPVKAAAAAAAVTPTSPVGSSGLITQEGVHIPFDVHHVESLAEQGTPLCPNPAGSGPEALETVVCVPVPVQVGAGPGALFENVPQETLGEVVASCPMPGMVPGSQVIIIAGPGYDALTAEGIHLNMAAGSGAPGGGLGEEGPCAMMEGVAAYTQTEPEGSQPSTTDATAVAGIETKKEKEDLCLLKKEEKEEPVAPELATSVPESAEPEAEADGEELDGSDMSAIIYEIPKEPEKRRRSKRSRVMDADGLLEMFHCPYEGCSQVYVALSSFQNHVNLVHRKGKTKVCPHPGCGKKFYLSNHLRRHMIIHSGVREFTCETCGKSFKRKNHLEVHRRTHTGETPLQCEICGYQCRQRASLNWHMKKHTAEVQYNFTCDRCGKRFEKLDSVKFHALKSHPDHKPT
- the ZNF653 gene encoding zinc finger protein 653 isoform X2 produces the protein MAERAPEPEAEAEAEAGAGGEAAADEGAAGRKARGRPRLTESDRARRRLESRKKYDVRRVYLGEAHGPWVDLRRRSGWSDAKLAAYLISLERGQRSGRHGKPWEQVPKKPKRKKRRRRNVNCLKNVVIWYEDHKHRCPYEPHLVELDPTFGLYTTAVWQCEAGHRYFQDLHSPLKPLSDSDPDSDKVGNGLVAGSSDSSSSGSGSDSEEPPEGQPVKAAAAAAAVTPTSPVGSSGLITQEGVHIPFDVHHVESLAEQGTPLCPNPAGSGPEALETVVCVPVPVQVGAGPGALFENVPQETLGEVVASCPMPGMVPGSQVIIIAGPGYDALTAEGIHLNMAAGSGAPGGGLGEEGPCAMMEGVAAYTQTEPEGSQPSTTDATAVAGIETKKEKEDLCLLKKEEKEEPVAPELATSVPESAEPEAEADGEELDGSDMSAIIYEIPKEPEKRRRSKRSRVMDADGLLEMFHCPYEGCSQVYVALSSFQNHVNLVHRKGKTKVCPHPGCGKKFYLSNHLRRHMIIHSGVREFTCETCGKSFKRKNHLEVRDLWLPVPAAGVPQLAHEEAHCGGAV